The Desulfohalovibrio reitneri genome contains a region encoding:
- a CDS encoding chorismate-binding protein yields MEASLDREAYENVVRRALRYILDGHAYQLTLSIRYGARGRADPLDLVRRLFLRHPAAHYALFHTDSKAVISASPERFLRVRDGDILSQPIKGTARVPQGGDPHRMAERLMASDKESAELSMIVDLVRNDVSANADYGTVKVRGHKNVFLVDDLLQMRSDVTARLRSDRTALHLLHDAFPGGSVTGCPKRRAMEIMEELEPHTRGVYCGTLFMAFGPRDLDSSIAIRTAVLDQASGDFTFHAGSGIVVDSDPSREFEETTAKADKFLNLVERGGFGEGTP; encoded by the coding sequence GTGGAGGCCTCCCTGGACCGCGAGGCATACGAGAACGTTGTGCGCCGGGCCCTGCGGTACATCCTGGACGGCCACGCCTACCAGCTTACCCTTTCCATCCGCTACGGCGCCCGGGGCCGGGCCGACCCCCTGGACTTGGTGCGCCGCCTCTTCCTGCGCCATCCAGCGGCCCACTACGCCCTTTTCCACACAGATTCCAAGGCCGTCATTTCCGCCTCGCCGGAGCGATTCCTGCGGGTCAGGGACGGGGACATCCTCTCCCAGCCCATCAAGGGCACGGCCCGGGTTCCCCAGGGCGGCGACCCGCACCGCATGGCCGAGCGGCTCATGGCCTCGGACAAGGAGTCGGCCGAGCTGTCCATGATCGTGGACCTGGTGCGCAACGACGTCTCGGCCAACGCGGACTACGGCACGGTGAAGGTGCGTGGCCACAAGAACGTCTTTCTGGTGGACGACCTGCTGCAGATGCGCTCGGACGTCACCGCCCGGCTGCGCTCCGACCGCACCGCCCTGCACCTGCTGCACGACGCCTTCCCAGGCGGCTCGGTCACGGGCTGCCCCAAGCGGCGGGCCATGGAGATCATGGAGGAACTGGAGCCGCACACGCGCGGGGTATACTGCGGCACGCTGTTCATGGCCTTCGGCCCGCGCGACCTGGATTCCTCCATCGCCATCCGCACGGCCGTGCTGGACCAGGCCTCGGGCGACTTCACCTTCCACGCTGGCAGCGGCATCGTGGTGGACTCCGACCCCTCGCGGGAGTTCGAGGAAACCACGGCCAAGGCGGACAAGTTTTTGAATCTGGTGGAGCGCGGCGGCTTCGGGGAGGGCACGCCGTGA
- the pgi gene encoding glucose-6-phosphate isomerase, whose protein sequence is MSKLTNSPAWKAMEDHFQQVRHTHMRDLFREDPERFDRFSVRLGDDLLFDYSKNRVTDETMRLLFDLARQEDVEAKREAMFAGEEINATEGRAVLHTALRNRENSPVYVKGRDVMPEVNRVLEQMRAFCGKVRSGEWLGYSGKPITDVVNIGIGGSDLGPVMATRALAHYHDGPRSHFVSNVDGTHMAETLKQVSPETTLFIVASKSFTTQETMANAHTARTWLMEAAQDEDAVARHFVALSTSKDLVADFGIDTANMFEFWDWVGGRYSLWSAIGLSIALAVGMDRFEELLDGGFEADAHFRTAQPESNIPIIMALLGIWYNNFFGAETHAILPYDQYLDRFAAYFQQGDMESNGKRVRLDGREVDYQTGPVIWGEPGTNGQHAFYQLIHQGTKLAPCDFLAPAVSLNPLGRHHDMLLANFLAQPEALMRGKELEEARCELAEQGMDPDEVDRLAPHKAFPGNRPSNAILFRELTPRMLGVLIALYEHKIFVQGAVWNINSFDQWGVELGKQLAKAILPELEGTPDPTAHDCSTNGLIQAVKNMR, encoded by the coding sequence ATGTCCAAACTGACCAATTCCCCAGCCTGGAAGGCCATGGAAGACCATTTCCAGCAGGTGCGCCACACGCACATGCGCGACCTCTTCCGGGAGGATCCGGAGCGATTCGACCGCTTCTCAGTGCGCCTGGGCGACGACCTGCTCTTCGACTACTCCAAAAACCGCGTCACTGATGAGACCATGCGGCTGCTCTTCGACCTGGCCCGCCAGGAGGACGTGGAGGCCAAACGCGAGGCCATGTTCGCGGGAGAGGAGATCAACGCCACCGAGGGGCGGGCCGTGCTGCACACCGCCCTGCGCAACCGCGAGAACAGCCCGGTCTACGTCAAGGGCCGCGACGTGATGCCCGAGGTCAACCGGGTGCTGGAGCAGATGCGCGCCTTCTGCGGGAAGGTGCGCTCCGGGGAGTGGCTGGGCTACTCCGGCAAACCCATCACCGACGTGGTCAACATCGGCATCGGCGGCTCGGATCTCGGGCCGGTCATGGCCACCCGCGCCCTGGCCCATTACCATGACGGCCCGCGCTCCCACTTCGTCTCCAACGTGGACGGCACCCACATGGCCGAGACCCTGAAACAGGTCTCGCCGGAGACCACCCTCTTCATCGTGGCCTCCAAGTCCTTCACCACCCAGGAGACCATGGCCAACGCCCACACCGCCCGCACCTGGCTTATGGAGGCGGCCCAGGACGAGGACGCCGTGGCCCGGCACTTCGTGGCCCTGTCCACCAGCAAGGACCTGGTGGCCGACTTCGGCATCGACACGGCCAACATGTTCGAGTTCTGGGACTGGGTGGGCGGCCGCTACTCCCTGTGGTCGGCCATCGGGTTGTCCATCGCCCTGGCCGTGGGCATGGACCGCTTCGAGGAGTTGCTCGATGGCGGCTTCGAGGCCGACGCCCACTTCCGCACCGCGCAACCGGAGTCCAACATCCCGATCATCATGGCCCTGCTGGGCATCTGGTACAACAACTTCTTCGGGGCGGAGACCCACGCCATATTGCCCTACGACCAGTACCTTGACCGCTTCGCCGCTTATTTCCAGCAGGGGGACATGGAGTCCAACGGCAAGCGCGTGCGGCTGGACGGGCGGGAGGTGGATTACCAGACCGGCCCGGTCATCTGGGGCGAGCCGGGCACCAACGGCCAGCACGCCTTCTACCAGCTCATTCACCAGGGCACCAAGCTTGCGCCGTGCGACTTCCTGGCCCCGGCCGTTAGCCTCAACCCCCTGGGCCGCCACCACGACATGCTGCTGGCCAACTTCCTGGCCCAGCCCGAGGCGCTCATGCGCGGCAAGGAACTGGAGGAGGCGCGTTGCGAGCTGGCCGAGCAGGGCATGGATCCGGACGAGGTGGACCGCCTGGCCCCGCACAAGGCCTTCCCCGGCAACCGGCCCAGCAACGCCATCCTCTTCCGCGAGCTGACCCCGCGCATGCTGGGCGTCCTCATCGCCCTGTACGAGCACAAGATCTTCGTCCAGGGCGCCGTCTGGAACATCAACTCCTTCGACCAGTGGGGGGTGGAGCTGGGCAAGCAGCTGGCCAAGGCCATTCTGCCGGAACTGGAGGGAACGCCGGATCCCACGGCCCACGACTGCTCCACCAACGGGCTGATCCAGGCGGTCAAGAACATGCGGTAG
- a CDS encoding aminodeoxychorismate/anthranilate synthase component II codes for MRLLIADNDDSFTRNLEHLLAVETGVAPVVVNHARLDFERARSCDLLVISPGPGHPDDYPAYFPLLRDPACPPVLGICLGMQLINQALGGQTDRLKGCVHGKAEAIPFQGGEAVVARYHSLAVSGVAPELVVESENAEGTPMILAHPSRPLLGYQFHPESFLTHDPGRFIRHAIARLL; via the coding sequence GTGCGGCTGCTCATAGCGGACAACGACGACTCCTTCACCCGCAACCTGGAGCACCTGCTGGCGGTGGAAACGGGCGTAGCCCCGGTGGTGGTCAACCACGCCCGGCTGGACTTCGAGCGCGCCCGCTCCTGCGACCTGCTGGTCATCTCCCCCGGGCCGGGCCACCCGGACGACTACCCGGCCTACTTCCCCCTCTTGCGCGATCCGGCCTGCCCGCCGGTGCTGGGCATCTGCCTGGGCATGCAGCTCATCAACCAGGCCCTGGGCGGACAGACCGACCGCCTCAAGGGGTGCGTGCATGGCAAGGCCGAGGCCATCCCCTTCCAGGGCGGGGAGGCCGTGGTGGCCCGCTACCACTCCCTGGCGGTGAGCGGGGTGGCCCCGGAGCTGGTGGTGGAATCGGAGAACGCCGAGGGCACGCCCATGATCCTGGCCCACCCCTCACGGCCCCTGCTGGGCTACCAGTTCCACCCGGAATCCTTCCTCACCCACGACCCCGGACGGTTCATCCGCCATGCCATCGCCCGCCTTCTGTAG
- a CDS encoding PEP/pyruvate-binding domain-containing protein produces the protein MQLRHLFRHWAESLFAPGQKLRRRYEAFKRLLDRDKRCLERITELEEILHGQVAVDWARVASLVAALRWSARELADSLLEMNPLAHRGLGERLDELDAALAQRLAEPSPEAGPPYVLSLDEAADRPGECGGKAANLGRAARIEGVRTPEGFAVRASAFHAFLAENDLRPRLDELLSRVEPENPEQLDELSAHMQELLEDGAMPGGVAAEAAGAVKEVSGGEGWLWAVRSSAVGEDEAGLTFAGLYDSKLNVPSEGVADALREVFLSKYGSRAVAYRIRAGLPDQDAPMAALVVRMARPRAAGVVYTADGPPGGEKLFIYAVPGLADDLVGGEERGAEYALSRDETPELLKAPEDGPLTSDEAVELARVALRVERAMGGPQDIEWCWDEESGPLVVQARPFAAEAVDEECPTGLPGCEQVDAQVLLRGGERASGGVAMGTVHFPRGHTEARDIPVDAVVVCRTLSPRLVSSMGRMAAVVSPAGSRAGHFASVAREYGVPVIVGAPDPFGTLPEGEVVTVDADTGAVYHGAVEELRARMGRRTLPETPLRQRMQSFMDLVSPLSLTDPTAAAFKPGGIQSFHDLVRYCHEMGVREMFDLVGLGGRGMSGAKRMDTDLPLEFRVLDLEDGVDWERATGMVPPEAITSRPMRAVWDGLTHPEFSWEGAMAHLDEAVFDERMATTAGLVDATMASYAIVSRPYAHLMIRFGYHFAMVDAYISDDPEANYAGFRFKGGGASFEQRLLRLEFLRLVLEAAGFETRIRGDLMDAQVRRSSREDTEEALRLLGVILARTRVMDMSMKDLGQARELAEEFAETYMGRSITAAE, from the coding sequence GTGCAGCTTCGCCACCTCTTTCGCCACTGGGCGGAGAGCCTGTTCGCCCCGGGGCAGAAGCTCCGCAGGCGCTACGAGGCCTTCAAGCGGCTTCTGGACCGCGACAAGCGCTGCCTGGAACGCATCACCGAGCTGGAGGAGATTCTGCACGGCCAGGTGGCCGTGGACTGGGCGCGGGTGGCCTCCCTGGTGGCCGCTCTGCGCTGGTCCGCCCGCGAACTGGCCGACTCCTTGCTGGAGATGAACCCCCTGGCCCACCGGGGGTTGGGCGAGCGGCTGGACGAGTTGGACGCGGCACTGGCCCAGCGGCTCGCCGAGCCCTCCCCGGAAGCCGGACCGCCGTATGTGCTTTCCCTGGACGAGGCCGCGGACCGGCCGGGCGAGTGCGGCGGCAAAGCGGCCAACCTGGGCCGCGCCGCCCGCATCGAGGGAGTGCGCACGCCCGAGGGCTTCGCCGTGCGCGCCTCCGCCTTCCACGCCTTTTTAGCGGAAAACGACCTGCGCCCCCGCCTGGACGAGCTGCTCTCCCGCGTTGAGCCGGAGAATCCCGAGCAGTTGGACGAGCTGTCCGCCCACATGCAGGAGCTGCTGGAGGACGGCGCCATGCCCGGCGGAGTGGCCGCCGAGGCGGCCGGTGCGGTGAAGGAGGTCTCCGGCGGAGAGGGCTGGCTATGGGCGGTGCGCTCATCCGCAGTGGGCGAGGACGAGGCCGGGCTGACCTTCGCCGGGCTGTACGACAGCAAGCTGAACGTACCCTCCGAGGGGGTGGCCGACGCGCTGCGCGAGGTCTTTCTCTCCAAGTACGGCTCCCGGGCCGTGGCCTACCGCATCCGCGCGGGCCTGCCGGACCAGGACGCGCCCATGGCCGCCCTGGTGGTGCGCATGGCCAGGCCCCGCGCGGCCGGGGTCGTCTACACCGCCGACGGCCCCCCCGGCGGCGAAAAACTCTTCATCTACGCCGTGCCCGGCCTGGCGGACGATCTGGTGGGCGGCGAGGAACGCGGCGCGGAGTACGCCCTCTCCCGTGACGAGACGCCGGAGCTGCTCAAGGCTCCGGAGGATGGGCCGCTCACCTCGGACGAGGCCGTGGAGCTGGCCCGCGTGGCCCTGCGTGTGGAGCGGGCCATGGGCGGCCCCCAGGACATCGAGTGGTGCTGGGACGAGGAGAGCGGCCCGCTGGTGGTGCAGGCCCGGCCCTTCGCGGCCGAGGCCGTGGACGAGGAGTGCCCCACAGGGCTGCCCGGCTGCGAGCAGGTGGACGCCCAGGTGCTGCTGCGGGGCGGCGAGCGCGCCTCGGGCGGAGTGGCCATGGGCACGGTGCATTTCCCGCGCGGCCACACCGAGGCCCGCGACATCCCCGTGGACGCGGTGGTGGTCTGCCGCACCCTTTCTCCGAGGCTCGTATCCTCCATGGGCCGGATGGCCGCGGTGGTCTCCCCGGCCGGGTCGCGGGCCGGGCACTTCGCCTCGGTGGCGCGGGAATACGGCGTTCCGGTCATCGTGGGCGCGCCCGACCCCTTCGGCACCCTGCCCGAAGGCGAGGTGGTCACGGTGGACGCTGACACCGGGGCGGTCTACCACGGCGCGGTGGAGGAACTGCGGGCCCGCATGGGCCGCCGCACCCTGCCGGAGACCCCCCTGCGCCAGCGCATGCAATCCTTCATGGACCTCGTCTCTCCCCTGAGCCTGACCGACCCCACGGCCGCTGCCTTCAAGCCCGGCGGCATCCAGAGTTTTCATGACCTGGTGCGCTACTGCCACGAGATGGGCGTGCGGGAGATGTTCGACCTGGTGGGACTGGGCGGGCGCGGCATGAGCGGGGCCAAGCGCATGGACACCGACCTGCCCCTGGAGTTCCGGGTGCTGGACCTGGAGGACGGCGTGGACTGGGAGCGGGCCACCGGCATGGTGCCGCCGGAGGCCATCACCTCCCGCCCCATGCGGGCCGTCTGGGACGGGCTGACCCACCCGGAGTTCTCCTGGGAGGGGGCCATGGCCCACCTGGACGAGGCGGTTTTCGACGAGCGCATGGCCACCACCGCCGGGCTGGTGGACGCCACCATGGCCAGTTACGCCATAGTCTCCAGACCTTACGCCCACCTCATGATCCGCTTCGGCTACCACTTCGCCATGGTGGACGCCTACATCTCGGACGACCCGGAGGCCAACTACGCTGGCTTCCGCTTCAAGGGCGGCGGGGCCTCCTTCGAGCAGCGGCTGCTGCGGCTGGAGTTTCTGCGGCTGGTGCTGGAGGCGGCCGGGTTCGAGACACGCATCCGGGGCGACCTCATGGACGCCCAGGTGCGGCGGAGCTCCCGGGAGGACACCGAGGAGGCGCTGCGGCTTTTGGGCGTCATCCTGGCCCGCACGCGGGTCATGGACATGTCCATGAAAGATCTGGGGCAGGCGCGGGAGCTGGCCGAGGAGTTCGCCGAGACCTACATGGGCCGCTCCATCACGGCCGCAGAATGA
- a CDS encoding response regulator: protein MAKIIVLDDVLDAGVMIKRILSRRGHEVESFTEEEDALSYVRDNPVDIAILDIKLKKMSGVEVLEEMKKVSPSTRVIMLTGYPTLETAREAQKLGAFEYCVKPIDKDELEEKVAIALEESE, encoded by the coding sequence ATGGCCAAGATCATCGTGCTGGACGACGTGTTGGACGCCGGGGTCATGATAAAGCGCATCCTGTCGCGCAGGGGGCACGAGGTGGAATCCTTCACCGAGGAGGAGGACGCCCTTTCCTACGTCCGCGACAACCCGGTGGACATCGCCATCCTGGACATCAAGCTCAAGAAGATGAGCGGCGTGGAGGTGCTGGAGGAGATGAAGAAGGTCAGCCCTTCCACCCGGGTCATCATGCTCACCGGCTACCCCACTCTGGAAACCGCCCGCGAGGCGCAGAAGCTCGGGGCTTTCGAATACTGCGTCAAGCCCATCGACAAGGACGAACTGGAGGAGAAGGTGGCCATCGCCCTGGAGGAGTCCGAGTAG
- a CDS encoding aminotransferase class IV: protein MTAHLLDGRLEAGGVRLDPGSSALRHGAGFFETIRLSGWSVLHLKRHLERLTASPKAYGLPAPAWLPGEADLLALAEELGLAGGEARLNAALLYDDLDAPPRCLATAAAYHPPGPEAERSLALSPWRQTSHLGGHKSASYLHYLLAGRAARHAGADDALLLDHGGRLLETTTSALVVADGTGRLLTPESAFALPSVSLALARGALGIGLAELTPDSLRSAERVYCCNSLTGMLPVTRIDLGDGEILIFGADHAACRTANGVILRP, encoded by the coding sequence GTGACCGCGCATCTTCTGGACGGACGGCTGGAAGCGGGCGGAGTGCGCCTGGACCCGGGCAGTTCCGCCCTGCGGCACGGGGCGGGCTTTTTCGAGACCATCCGCCTCTCCGGCTGGTCCGTGCTGCACCTGAAGCGCCACCTTGAGCGGCTCACGGCCTCCCCCAAGGCCTACGGCCTGCCCGCTCCGGCCTGGCTGCCGGGCGAGGCCGACCTGCTTGCCCTGGCCGAGGAGCTGGGGCTGGCCGGGGGCGAGGCGCGGCTGAACGCGGCCCTGCTCTACGACGACCTGGACGCCCCGCCCCGCTGCCTGGCCACGGCCGCCGCCTACCATCCCCCCGGGCCGGAGGCGGAGCGGAGCCTGGCACTCTCCCCGTGGCGGCAGACCTCCCACCTGGGCGGGCACAAGTCCGCCTCTTACCTGCATTATCTGCTGGCCGGGCGAGCCGCCAGGCACGCCGGGGCGGACGACGCCCTGCTGCTGGACCACGGGGGGCGGCTGCTGGAAACGACCACTTCCGCCCTGGTGGTGGCGGACGGCACGGGACGGCTGCTGACCCCGGAGTCCGCCTTCGCCCTGCCCTCGGTCTCCCTGGCCCTGGCGCGCGGGGCGCTGGGCATTGGCTTGGCGGAGCTGACCCCGGACAGCCTGCGCTCGGCCGAGCGGGTCTACTGCTGCAACTCCCTCACCGGCATGCTGCCGGTGACGCGCATCGACCTCGGCGACGGGGAAATATTGATTTTCGGGGCGGACCATGCGGCCTGCCGCACGGCCAACGGGGTCATTCTGCGGCCGTGA